The Aestuariibius sp. HNIBRBA575 nucleotide sequence ATGGACCGTGGGCGAAATGGAAGATCGCTATCGCAAAATGTCCAAAATGGGCGTGCGTAACATCGAAGGCTATAACGGGCGCGTCGCGGATGCTCTGGCAAAAAATGAAACGTTCAGCCGCACGGTTCAGACCGGATTTGCGGATGATACCGGCGAACCGATCTTTGAAACAGAAGAGATCATGCCAGAGAAAATGCCATATATCGTCGTGATTGTAGACGAAATGGCCGATCTGATGATGGTCGCAGGCAAAGAGATTGAGGCCTGTATTCAACGGCTTGCGCAAATGGCGCGGGCGTCTGGCATTCACATCATCATGGCCACACAGCGCCCATCGGTGGATGTGATCACCGGCACAATCAAGGCCAACTTCCCCACCCGGATTTCGTTCCAAGTGACCGGCAAAATCGACAGCCGCACCATTCTGGGCGAACAGGGGGCTGAACAATTGTTGGGAATGGGCGATATGCTTTATATGGCGGGGGGTGCAAAAATCACCCGCGTGCATGGGCCGTTTGTTAGCGATGAAGAAGTCGAAGAAATCGTGACCTATCTCAAACAATTCGGTCCACCTGATTATCAATCCGGTGTGGTTGATGGGCCTTCGGATGAAAAAGAAAGCAACATCGACGCGGTTCTGGGGCTGGGTGGTAACACCACGGGCGAAGACGCGCTTTATGATCAAGCGGTGCAGATTGTGGCGCGGGATCGCAAATGTTCGACGTCTTACATTCAGCGCAAATTGGCGATCGGCTATAACAAAGCGGCGCGTTTGGTCGAACAGATGGAAGACGAAGGCGTCGTGTCATCCGCCAACCATGTGGGCAAACGCGATGTTTTGGTGCCAGAAATCCAATAAGTCGCAAAAAACAGCGTGTTATTGGATAACGGGCGGCGCGATATCGCTTATCTTCGGGATATCCTGACTTGGTGATGTCACAGCGGGGTGCAATCATGCGCCCTAAGAACTAGGTGAGATGCATGAGCAAGTTTAGATTTCTGATACTCCTGATCCCGATGTTGCTGGCCGCACTGGCAGCCGCAGCGCCGTCCAATGCCCAGCAAATTCCGCTGAGCGAAATTTCACGTTACCTGAATGGGTTGGGCACCGCCAAAGGCGAGTTCACCCAGATCAATGCAGACGGGACAATTGCGACCGGGGAAATCCTGATCAAACGTCCGGGGCGTATTCGGTTTGAATATAACCCACCCGAACAATCGCTGGTTTTGGCGGCGGGTGGGCAATTGGCCGTGTTTGATCCACGTTCCAATGCCGGGCCACAGCGTTATCCGCTGCGGGAAACCCCGCTAAGCATTATCCTGGACGACAATGTTGATCTGGCGCGCGCCAATATGGTGACAGGTCACACGTCAGATGGGACCACGACCACGGTGCGTGCACAGGACCCGGATCACCCCGAATACGGCAATATCCAATTGGTGTTCACGGCCAACCCGACTGAGCTGCGCCAGTGGATCATCACCGATGACACGGGGTCACAAACGACGCTGATCCTCGGTGATTTGGACAAAGGTGGCAATATTCGCGACATCAATTTCAACATCCAGCGCGAAATGCGCAACTGGCAGAATTGATCAGATTTCAAAATTCGGAAATGAAAAGGGCGGGTTAAACCGCCCTTTTTTGTTATCTCCAGCGGCGGCAATTGGCCAACTGAGCTTCGTACATGTCAGCGCGATCATCGACTTCGCCCGCGATGCGAACCAACCAGCCCTTGGACCGATATGAGCCCCGCAGATACCCTGTGCGCCCTTCGTGGTAGGCCAGATATTGATTGCGGGTGTCGGTCAAAGGAACCCCTGTTTCTTCAACGGTTTGCGTCATGTACCAGCCCATGAAATCCAGCGCGTCATTGATATTTGTACGGCTGGACGACCGGCTGCCTTCGTAGCGTTGATATTCTTCCCAAGTGCCATCCAATGCCTGAGAATACCCCAGCGCCGAACTTTGTCGACCGGTTGGGATCACCCCCAACGCATAGCGATGCGGGGGACGGTTATCAGCAATAAATTTACTTTCTTGATAGATCATCGCCATTAGAACGTGCGCTTGCACACCCCATTTGCGTTCAGTCTGGCGGAAAGCACGCACATAATTCGGGCGTTCCGTCAAAATTGAACAGGCGTTGTCCAGATTGCGCGGCGCAGAACTGTCTCGGGTGCCACAGCTACCCAAGATTAGGACCAACAGAACCGCGAGATTGAGTTTGCTCATCTGCCTCTCGCTCATATTTAGTTTTTTATTAGCCCGATTATAGCTGATTTTTCGTGCTCTGAAAATGGATTTCCTGAAATGAGCGAAAGTGTGATCAAGCGCTGTTTTGGGGGTTTTGATTTGGGACTGTACCGGTCAAGTTCACAAACTGTTTCCTGTGATTCGGGTCCCTAAACGTGGACTTTTCCCCATCGGGCCGGGTAAACAGGGATAAGGACGAATGGAATATGTTGAAAACACGTGCAAAATACTTCCTCGGACAGGTTGTCCGGCATCGTAAACATCCCTTTCGCGGGGTGGTTTTTGACGTGGATGCAATGTTTTCCAATTCTGACGAATGGTACGAATCCATCCCAGAAGAGGCGCGCCCTGAAAAAGACCAACCATTTTATCATCTGTTGGCTGAAAACGACGAAAGCTATTACGTCGCTTATGTGTCCGAACAGAA carries:
- a CDS encoding outer membrane lipoprotein carrier protein LolA, producing MSKFRFLILLIPMLLAALAAAAPSNAQQIPLSEISRYLNGLGTAKGEFTQINADGTIATGEILIKRPGRIRFEYNPPEQSLVLAAGGQLAVFDPRSNAGPQRYPLRETPLSIILDDNVDLARANMVTGHTSDGTTTTVRAQDPDHPEYGNIQLVFTANPTELRQWIITDDTGSQTTLILGDLDKGGNIRDINFNIQREMRNWQN
- a CDS encoding lytic transglycosylase, which gives rise to MSKLNLAVLLVLILGSCGTRDSSAPRNLDNACSILTERPNYVRAFRQTERKWGVQAHVLMAMIYQESKFIADNRPPHRYALGVIPTGRQSSALGYSQALDGTWEEYQRYEGSRSSSRTNINDALDFMGWYMTQTVEETGVPLTDTRNQYLAYHEGRTGYLRGSYRSKGWLVRIAGEVDDRADMYEAQLANCRRWR
- the hspQ gene encoding heat shock protein HspQ produces the protein MLKTRAKYFLGQVVRHRKHPFRGVVFDVDAMFSNSDEWYESIPEEARPEKDQPFYHLLAENDESYYVAYVSEQNLVADYSGEPVDHPDLEDLFGPFEDGSYPLHFQLN